In Setaria italica strain Yugu1 chromosome IX, Setaria_italica_v2.0, whole genome shotgun sequence, the genomic stretch CAACtataagtaagtgtgggtactgtctatttttattttcctttccttacctaattaatgttagtgagttctaatatgaatatttatgtacgcagtttccactggattctccttataattatgattgattaAAGCAATattattgtgtttgattcgttgaggaaatcaaaggacgagtaccaaggcattcaagacatgcttaacttgtaataattctcgacctttatctctatataaaagtttatttcctaaattttcacctaacattgtatcattcattattttaattcgcagcgcatggaaacgattCTGTAAGACTCACTGTGgtgatttcaaaaaaaaacttacattcagtacaatTTTTTGAGTatatgtatgaagtttgcatattttgtacactCTACAACACacatatttcataacttgttttctccactaaagtgcttgagacatgaacaagggaataatttatgtggatactatgtctgtgagcacatacaCCATTTTGTGAGGGACAAGGTGCTATTGGACTATATAACTATAcataaaataaacctattaattatTAATCATTTTCTATCTCCTTTTATTTcattgttggtgtaacattcacatattttcaaattacaaaTGTGGCAGATCCacgaagaactcttggagaaggaaaggcttttggcaatccaagtaGCACTCATAGaatttctggtggacgaggtgataaatcccaaaggagaattttattacgatgggtATTTAGTAGCCGAACCGAAtaacaccacgacgggaggtCCTAAGAATTAcaaggacaaattattgtatatatagtaattgtattaatactagtttgatgtgtataatatactaagaattgtatatatagtagttataattaatattatgcatatactatcatgaaatatatatatgacatgcatacaatacgagcgtacacgtgtaagtagtgtacgcAAGGATGTATAggagtgtgtgtgtgtatatatataagtgaagcaacaattagcattaatatggaaaagaatttagggtaaaaacaaaaaaaaaggtctttagtcacggttggtattaccaaccggtcCCAGGTGagtgacccaggactaaagaggaGGACCTTTAGTCTCGAAAGATTAGTCCTGGTTAGATATTCGAGAGATATGACTCtctacaaccgggactaatgctcattTTTCAAAACAGATATCgtataaaactaaaataaaccCTTTTTCATTATGTTGATCAAACGAAACTCCTTACTAATTTATTTAGGTTACTTATTAATCCCATGCAGAATTTCTAAACAAAATTGAAGTCatcataaattaaaaaaaattggaaaccgtGCCTCAATTTGGAAATTTAGTATATTGCTTTAAACAACTAAGAGAAAAATCCAAATGCAGCTTTGTGCTCAGTTGAACTTTCTTGAGGGAAGTCCTAAGTTAAACTGATATAGTTACGACCAAGTTTGTTAAAACACCCAAGTTTGTTAAAACACGCAAAAAAATCTACATCATCAAACTAGTTTCATTAGATATAAAATGAAATAAACCTTGCAAGTTCATTTATTTGATATGATACATGCatgctattttattttttttataaacttagtCAAAGTTAGAAAAGTTTGAATTAGGTCAAGGCTAAAATGACTTATACTCGAAACAAAGGGAGTATACAATAATTAAAATATCATTTGCCTCTCTTATGGTTTTATTTAGTGTTTTTAAATAGATAATTATTAATTTACTTCgaatatataaatatttatgccATAGATAATCCATAGCACTTAGTATGAAAAACTAAAAGTTTTaaagatatttttaaaataGGAAGAAGTCCATTTTTTACCATTCAATTATCGTGCATTTGGTTTCGACCATTGAACACTAAAACCAGAAATGTTTTACTATTCAACTACTAAAATCGTTAACATTTCGCCATCCAGTGATTTTGCTGACGTGGCTGACAGATGGCAGTGGACCCCACATGTTagatttttttcctcttctctctcctctttctcccttccttcccctttctcctctcttcttcccacCACCGCCACTAGAGCGCCCGCCTGCGAGCTGTGCGGCCACGGCCATCGTCGTGCCCGACGTTCATCATCTTTCCCACCACCACCGGGATGGCCTCCTCCGCACCCTCTCACAGCATGGCGTGGCCCTCAGCGCAGCCCACCGCAGACTCGAGGGCCTGGagcgccttcgccgccggcgtccatgGCAAAGAAACAAAACGAGCCGAGCCTCTTCTGTCCGCCGCTCAAATccaccgccgtctcctcctTTTTCCCAAATCGACTCGGCGGgaacctcctccacctcccaagCTTGTTCCTCGACCACTTCACGCCAAGCACCAGCAACCCTACCATCGGGAATCGCGAGTTCGCCACCTGCCATTGCTACTGCCGCTCCGAGCTTGTGCGCTGGCCATATTCTCCGCATTGCCTCCCCCAAAGATTGTCCACCTCCCCAGTTTCGCCCCTGACCCACCTATGTCGAGCGTCGACCAACAACCGGCCGGGAATTGATGGATTCCCATCTGCCTGAGCCACCACCACTTGGAGCTCCACCGATGAGGCTGCGGTGGGTGAGGTTGGGGACGAGGTCGGTGGAGGGGAGTGGAAGCATTGTGGTTGGGCTCGGGCTACTCCTCGCCATTGCCCAGCACCACGCCGCTATGCTACTCCGACGGCCTGCATTGCGAGGCCCCGCGCACCTATGCTGTCGCCTGCCATGCTACACCCCGCCCAGGCGTGCGCGCCCCTAGCCGAGCGTAGGTTGCGGGAGAGGGGATGGGAGGGAGGGGTATGATAGAGGAGGAGAGCGAGAGACATCGGTagaggggaagaggagagggacgagagagaaggggaggaatGGGAAGAAGATAATGCTAACAAGTGGGCCCCAATGCCATGGGTCAGCCATGTCAGCAAAACCACTGACCAAAATAGCCTGATGGTCAAATATGAATGGTTTTaatagttggatggtcaaaGATGTCTGGTTTTGCAGTTTGATGGTCAAAACCAAACCAAGATGATAGTTGGATGGCCAAAAATGGACTTCTTCCTTTAAAATATAATAGCTATTTTAGCCCTCATCTCATGTCGTCACACGGCCACATCAAGACCACATCACCAAGCACTCTAAATTTTAGAGTAAggttgaaaaaataaatagtTGATGGATGGAATGAAATATTTTCAAGTTTAAACTTGATAACTTTACTCGACCCATAGTTGGGCTAAAAAGAGACTTCTTCCTTTAGATCATCAGTACAACACATATGTTCATTTTAATAAGCAATTAGAAATCATAATTTCCCTGTGTTTGGGTGTTGATATTGGAGGACTTGGTATTGATTTGGGTTCAATACCAATTCATCCATGGTATTGAAAAGGGCCACAATTCAAATTCTATTGTTTGGATGGCTACTGTATTGCCTTTTGGAATCGCAAGAAGATTCACGTTTGGATGTGCAAAAGGAAGAAATAGCTCATCTATCCTCTCTCCACCATCCAACCCTCTGCTTGGTCATGGAGCTCCTGCTGCGGCCCATGGAGAAAAGGAAGCGGTGTGGACGTTGGAGGAAGGGATGATCGATCCAGTGGTGGAGGGAAGCGGCGTGGcccccagctcgatggcgaaaGGAGCGGTGCGCTGCAGCTCAATGGcggagaagaggaggggagcaCATGCTACTGCCAaggcatggccgcatggggGAGAGGTGGGAGACAGATGAGCCTCACCGCGACGCTCCTCCTTGCTACTATCATGCGCAAGCTTCCTGCCCCAGAGCTCCTCTAAGTGATCTAGATCCGCTATCCATGGAGCAGAGGGATGCCGTGGGCTATTGATGgatggagggaggaggagggcggcgcgacTCACCGGTGCAGGAAGGAGAGGGCAGCACGACTCATCGgtgaagggagggaggggagggtgaTGGCGCAGCTCACATAGGAGGAAGGGGTGCGAGAGAGGCGCGAGGGACGGGAAGAAGACAATATTGGTAAATATAAAGGGGTTTGGCTCAGCATTGAGGGTGTTGGGATCATGGTAGAATGAATACCGATTGGTACTAGGCTTGATTTTCAATTCCGAATAGCCAGCACTCGGAGCTGCCAATGCCAATTTCGAATTCCGAGAGACACCAGATAGAGTAGACACAACCCGATCACAGACTCTCACTCCTCGAACCATGTGATGTCCACCATGCCGAGGCTCTGGTCGAGCCCCAGGGCGTCCCAGACCACCAGCGAGGCGTCGACGATGTTGTTGTCACAGGGCGGCTCGAAGTTGTGCTCGTCGTCGCAGCCGTGGACAGAGTCGCACTCGTCTACCACCTTGGTGTACACGGAGTTGCCGTTGGCACTGATCTTGATGTGGTGCCCGCAGTGCGCCATGTTGCTGAACCACCCCGTGGAGAGCGCCACCTATCAGCGGACACCGCAGTAGCCGAGCTGAGCTGAGCCGCACGCCAGCCGCGCTGCACACCCTTGCCGGGCAACATCGGGCGCTGGTGccagccgccggcgctgccgtcGATGGgctccgccgctgctgccgcaaGAAACAACCACCGCCGCATGTCCCCGACATGCCGAGACCCCGGGTAGCAGATCCGACGGCCGGGGGTGCGGATCCGACCATTCACTGGGCAGATTTGGTCGTGGACGGCCGAGCCAACCGCCGCTGCCATGGACGAGGCCAACGGATGGATTTGGTCGCGGACGGCCGAGCCAACCGCCGCCGTCATGGACGAGGCCATCCACCAATGAGAACGGACGGATTTGGTCGCGGACGGCCgagccaaccgccgccgccatggacgagaccaaccaccaaagagagcgcgagggagaggaaaggagaggaggagggcggtgTAGCCCTGCTGCCACCATCCTTGCGGCCGCGCAGGCTTCCAACGACCGCTCAAGCGATGGCAAGAGGGGGGGCGGCACGGGCAGCGGCGCCGGGCGCTAGGGTTCCGCCCGTGTCGCCCGAGGAGGAGCGACGCGGGCCTTCACTATTAGTGCTCACTATATGCTGCATGCACTATTTATTCCATATATGCAGTAATGACGTGGCATACAGTACGCTAATGCAGGCAATGAGCCCAAGACATGTATCCTCTACATACACAGCATGTGCCAAGTGACACCAGATAGAGCAGACACAACCCGATCACAGGCTCTCACTCCTCGGACCATGTGATGTCCACCATGCCGAGGCTCTGGTCGAGCCCCAGGGCGTCCCAGACCGCCGGCGAGGCGTCGACGATGTTGTTGTCGCAGGGCGGCTCGAAGTTGTGCTCGTCGTCGCAGCCGTGGACGGAGTCGCACTCGTCTACCACCTTGGCGTACACGGAGTTGCCGTTGGCGCTGATCCTGATGCGGTGCCCGCAGCGCGCCATGTTGCTGAACCACCCCGTGGAGAGCGCCACCACCTTCTCCTCGTCGCTGTGGTACGCGTTGTCGCACTCCgacgggccgccgccgtccttgcccTTCTCGAAGCTGTTGAGCGTCAGCACGGCCTTGGTGCTCGCCGtcaccggcggcgagcagcggtACTGCGGGTACTTCTTGCCGTCCTCGCAGCAGTCCGGGTCGTTGCTCTTCTCGCAGTTGCCGGACCGGCCGGGGAGGTAGCCGCTGGCGCGGCACAcgccgaggccggcgccggggcggagGGAGAACGCCATGTGGGTGGCGGAGAGAGCAACCAGGACGAAGATCGCCATTGAGGCTACAGCTCTGGCAGTGGTGGCCATTTTTTCTTTCCTAGACAAAGGCTCTGTTCTTGCTCTGCCGTAGCTCTGGGCGGTTTTGTCTGATGGTTCGAGTAACTAGCCGAGCATGGGATTATATATAGTGGTCTTTCGACTTTCCACATGCATGTGAACCTGCACAGATGCACGTGCCGTGCCAAATGGTTTGATGAAGGATTGCCCAAGAAGGCGAAATCCGGTCGCTCGGCTGGTGCGTTCAGGCTATAGGCGAACTAGACTTCTGCCGTGCCGTATCAAATGGTTCTGGATTCTTCAACCGATGTGAACACGAGAAGATGATTTGATCTAGACTGGTCAATATTATTCACTCTAAATATACATTTTGTAAGCGTACGGGGAGTGCAAGACGGTTTTATATTCCCTATTTTATAACTCTCTCTACATGGAAGATTGCCGATTGATGTCCATGGTTTTTTTCCGTAAGGATTCTTCACGTAAAAATTTATTCTCGCATTATCTATTAATAAGTGGTACAGATCTGATTATAAGATTCgattgagggggtgtttggaacacccctgttaaagtttaacacctatcacatcggatgtttggatgctaattaggagtactaaatataagctaattataaaactaattgcacagatggagtataattcgcgagacgaatctattaagcctaattagtccatgatttgacaatgtggtgctacagtaaccatttgctaatgatggattaattaggcttaatagattcatctcgcgaattagcacaaggttctgcaattagttttataattagcttatgtttagtccttctaattagcatccgaacatccgatgtgacactgttaaagtttagcacctcgtatccaaacagcctctAAAAAAAGTAGGTTTCAGTCCTGTTCGTCGCGCTGCGGCTGCGGAGCCGATCTGCTACCTTATAGTCTCGTCAAGGTGTTCTGTGTCTCGCCGAGACGCGTTTGTTCTGTGTGCCCTCACCGACGCAGAGTTCAAGGACGGCATTGATTTTCCGTTGTCGTTGCAAGTCGCTGAGTTTCAAGCgtttgtttacttcacccccaactcccaactttaacactatgcacaaagaagattctccatcacatcaaacttgcggtacatgcatagagtactaaatgtagatgaaatcaaaaactaattgcacagttttattgtactttgcgagatgaattttttaagcctaattagtcaatgtttggacaataattcacaaatacaaacgaaacgctacagttacacatttatagcaaaatgtcaattttacCACTCCTAAGTTGGGAACTAAATGCTCAAGGTGGAGTCGAAGCTCTATCAGAATCTCTCCTCTCGATTTCCGTCTAAAAAACAGCAGCCACTGCTGTTCCAATCTACTGTGCTGGCGTTGTTCCGCACGAATTCTACTACCACGCGTTTATCGAGGTGCTGTTCGTCAGCCGGAGAAATCAGAGATCACCGCTGGGCGTTGCTGTTGCACGGTAAGCAAGGAGAAGCACCGCTGCTTCTGGATTTTGGGCAATTGTGCTACGTGCACACGGGAACGCTACCAGAAGATTCATTAGCTACTATGCTAAACGTACACGAAGGTGTACCAGAAAGCTGTAGATTATTGCTAGGGTTACACAATATTATACCTAGATTATTTATTGTAGATTATTTTCTTCTGGTTATTTCTTCTCAATGGCTTCTATGAAGTATGATATTCCGCTGTTGGATCAAGATACAAGGTTTGCATTATGGCAAGTTAAGATGCGAGTTGTTTTAACGCAAGCTGATTTGGATGATGCGCTTGGTAAATTTGGGAGCAAAGATTCAAAGTCTTGAACCGATGATGAGAAGAGGAAAGATCGTAAGGTCTTGTCTCATATTCATCTTCATCTTTAAAATAATATTTTGCAAGAGGTTTTGCAGGAAAAAATTGTTGTTGCTTTATGGCTCAAATTGGAGTCAATTTGCATGTCTAAAGATTTGACAAGCAAGATGCATATGAATATGAAGTTGCATACGCACAAGTTGCAAGAAGGTGGTTCTGTGCCTAACCATCTTTCGATCTTTAAGGAGATCGTTGCTGACCTACAGTGTATGGAGGTAaaatatgatgatgaggacTTGGGTCTTATTCTTTTGTGCTCAATGCCTAGTTCTTTTGCAAACTTCAGAGATACCATATTATATAGTCGTGATACTCTAACAATGAATGAAGTTTATGAGGTATTGCAAGCCAAGAAAAAGATGAAACAAAAGGTGTCTTCTGAAGGTTCCGCTTCCAATGGAGAAGCTTTATCTATTCGTGGTTGGACACAAAAGAAATCAGATGATGGTTATAGAGGCAAGAGGTCGAATGGTTATAGGGGTCGTTCAAGGTCTAGAGATAAGGATGAGAAATTATGCAATTATTGCAAGAAGAAGATCGATTTTATATCTGAGCTCTATAAATTGCAGAACAAGGAAAAGAGAACTGTCACATATAAACCGAAAGGTAAATCTAAAGAAGGTAACGCTTCTGATGCTGCTACGAATGGTAGTTCAGATGGTTCTGAGGTTCTTGTTGCTTTTGCTGGATGTGCAAATAATGGTGATGAATGGATTCTTGATTCTGCTGCTTCCTTTCATATATGCATTAATAGAAATTGGTACATCACTTATGATTCTATCCAAAGTGGTTTTGTTAGAATGGGTGATGATAGTCCACGTCAGATTATTGGTATTGGATCTGTCCAAATTAAGATGCATGATGGTATTATTAGAATTTTGACATATGTAAGGTATATTCCAGATATGAGTAAGAATCTTATTTTTTGATTACTCTTGATGGCAAAGGGTACAAGTACTCCGGTGGAGATGGAGTTTTGAAAGTGTCAAAAGGTTCTCTTATTGTTATGAAAAGTGATTTGAAATCTGCAAATTTGTACCGTTTTCATGGCACTACAATTATAAGTGATGCCACTGTAATTTctaattcattatctacttctGATGCTACTAATCTTTGACATATACGTCTTGGGCATATGAGTGAGCTTGGTTTGGCAATGTTGAGTGAGAGAGGACTTCTCGATGGGCATAGCATCAACAAGTTGGATTTATGTGAGCATTGTGTGTTTGACAAACACAAGAGGGTGAAGTTTAATACCTCTACTCACACTAGTAAAGTTATTCTTGATTATGTGCATTCGGATTTATGGGGACCATCTCGCAAGCCTTCTCTTGGTGGTGCTCATTATATGTTGACCATAACTGATGATTATTCTAGAAAGGTATGACCTTATTTCTTGAAAGATAAATCAGAAGCATTTTCAACATTTAAAGAGTGGAAGATTATGGTTAAAAGCCAAACTAAAACGAAGGTTAAAAAACTTCACACTGGTAATGGCATGGAATTTTGTTCTAATGAATTTAAGTCATATTGCAAATCTAAAGGTATTGTTAGACACTACACTGTTCCTTATACACCCCAACAGAATGGTGTAGCGGAGCGTATGGGTTGAAGCTACTTCCACTACTTGCTATCTTATTAATCATTCACCTAGTATTGCCATTGACAAGAAAACTCCaattgaggtatggtctggttCTCCAGCTGATTATTCGCATTGAGAGTTTTTGGTTGTACtgcttatgctcatgttgataatggtaATTAGAGCCTATAGCTATTATGTGCATCTTTCTTGGTTATCAACCTGGTGTTAAAGGTTATAAGTTGTGAAATCCACAAATTCGAAAGGTTGTGATTAGCAAAAATGTTATCTTTAATGAATCTGCTACGTTACCTGACAACCTATCTAGTAGTGCTCCTATTTAGCAAAATTCAAGTATGCAGGTGGAGTATTTTATTGATATTGAGAATACATCAGTAATGATAATGTTGCTGTCCAAGATGTAACTACTGTTCATAATTTACCAATTGTTGATGATTCACCTATTGTTGAGTATTCTTTTCTAGTTGTGCAGCCTCCACAATAGTCTATCAACGAGGTCTTAACTGGGACCTAAGTTCACACAGTTCTtattccttctccatggtctcccattgctcaccagctctcctgatgactaatagactagctagtgggatttatgctaagtcgttgccgcatacaacggtcgagtggttgcacgatggttgggttaggcaagatgacacatcaactcggtccttaaccgtgacaagatggatatctcccaaccttgctcaaccacaaaggtacgagcccaacttattggcatttcacacaagaaacacccatccatctcatctaagcatctctttcctttatttccggaaatcctttttcccttttaaaaacactcacgcatttattctttaacaaaacacattgcaATCATGATTGAATtaagtaacaaggtcctaagcattctagcagtaattatcatccaaacagagcaagtcatatttagagataattataggacatcaaggaatattcataacaatcaagggatagctatccaaccatgtttcagcagtaaaacagtatgcaattttataaaacaggccaataggttgtgtttgcaAAATTGGGacaaatatgcatcaaagggtgagattggacttgccgttctcaaagcctttcaggagctcctgctcgcggtgctggtcttagagctcgggctcgcggtcaaactcctcctcgtgctcctcctcgggtactctgcaatctacggcacacacaaacgagcacacaataaataaaagaaaattaaggttttacccgttgagcttcgaATAGAGAATGTGAACGGATAAttgaaggaatgagtattttcgtGAAATTTGGAGATGTCTTGGCGaaagtatattggaggatgtcgtgctcgaatttgggattaattggaggaagtttggcgcatgaaataaCGAGTTAACggagtgttaggggcttaaaacaaggtttagggACTAAACTGCNNNNNNNNNNNNNNNNNNNNNNNNNNNNNNNNNNNNNNNNNNNNNNNNNNNNNNNNNNNNNNNNNNNNNNNNNNNNNNNNNNNNNNNNNNNNNNNNNNNNNNNNNNNNNNNNNNNNNNNNNNNNNNNNNNNNNNNNNNNNNNNNNNNNNNNNNNNNNNNNNNNNNNNNNNNNNNNNNNNNNNNNNNNNNNNNNNNNNNNNNNNNNNNNNNNNNNNNNNNNNNNNNNNNNNNNNNNNNNNNNNNNNNNNNNNNNNNNNNNNNNNNNNNNNNNNNNNNNNNNNNNNNNNNNNNNNNNNNNNNNNNNNNNNNNNNNNNNNNNNNNNNNNNNNNNNNNNNNNNNNNNNNNNNNNNNNNNNNNNNNNNNNNNNNNNNNNNNNNNNNNNNNNNNNNNNNNNNNNNNNNNNNNNNNNNNNNNNNNNNNNNNNNNNNNNNNNNNNNNNNNNNNNNNNNNNNNNNNNNNNNNNNNNNNNNNNNNNNNNNNNNNNNNNNNNNNNNNNNNNNNNNNNNNNNNNNNNNNNNNNNNNNNNNNNNNNNNNNNNNNNNNNNNNNNNNNNNNNNNNNNNNNNNNNNNNNNNNNNNNNNNNNNNNNNNNNNNNNNNNNNNNNNNNNNNNNNNNNNNNNNNNNNNNNNNNNNNNNNNNNNNNNNNNNNNNNNNNNNNNNNNNNNNNNNNNNNNNNNNNNNNNNNNNNNNNNNNNNNNNNNNNNNNNNNNNNNNNNNNNNNNNNNNNNNNNNNNNNNNNNNNNNNNNNNNNNNNNNNNNNNNNNNNNNNNNNNNNNNNNNNNNNNNNNNNNNNNNNNNNNNNNNNNNNNNNNNNNNNNNNNNNNNNNNNNNNNNNNNNNNNNNNNNNNNNNNNNNNNNNNNNNNNNNNNNNNNNNNNNNNNNNNNNNNNNNNNNNNNNNNNNNNNNNNNNNNNNNNNNNNNNNNNNNNNNNNNNNNNNNNNNNNNNNNNNNNNNNNNNNNNNNNNNNNNNNNNNNNNNNNNNNNNNNNNNNNNNNNNNNNNNNNNNNNNNNNNNNNNNNNNNNNNNNNNNNNNNNNNNNNNNNNNNNNNNNNNNNNNNNNNNNNNNNNNNNNNNNNNNNNNNNNNNNNNNNNNNNNNNNNNNNNNNNNNNNNNNNNNNNNNNNNNNNNNNNNNNNNNNNNNNNNNNNNNNNNNNNNNNNNNNNNNNNNNNNNNNNNNNNNNNNNNNNNNNNNNNNNNNNNNNNNNNNNNNNNNNNNNNNNNNNNNNNNNNNNNNNNNNNNNNNNNNNNNNNNNNNNNNNNNNNNNNNNNNNNNNNNNNNNNNNNNNNNNNNNNNNNNNNNNNNNNNNNNNNNNNNNNNNNNNNNNNNNNNNCGGCCCACCTATACTTGAAATAGCCGCTTcagcggcgggccggccggccgagctTGCCGGTGGCGAGGACCTTGGCGGGGAAAGGTAGAGGGGGTCGTGGGGGACCCATTTTGGCTCTCACCTTGGGCGGGTGGTGACGGGaggggggcgccggcggcggtcagggAGGCGGCGTCGGGCTGCCTTGCGGCGCGCAGGTGGGAGGGGTGGCAGCGGTTGGGGGCGACGCACAGGGGAGCAAGGAGAGGGCAGCAAGCtcttggtggaggaggaggccgggccTTGGTTCCTTTTATAGCCGGTGGGAGGGGGCGACGACGAGCGGCGCACAGGCAAGCTCGTTAATGGCGGCTGAGATTCCTGGCCGGTGgcgtggtggagtggagctccgCGTGGGGGGCATGGCGGGGCTGGGCTCGGGCAGTGAGGAGCGCAAGGGCGTACAGGGATGGTGGCCAGCGTGGGGAGGCACACCGGGGaggggtggcgagcggcggctggGCTCGGTCAGGGCCGGCAGGCatggggcgagcgggcgcgcggGTCGGGATGGTGTGCAGCAGGGGCGCTGGTAGGCCAGCAGCGCGGGGCGGCTAGGCACTAGCACCAGGCCGGGGTGGCGTGGGCGCAGGGGCGCGGGGCCAGGCGCCAAGAGCCGCGGGAGGGTGCGCCAGGAAGGAATGAAagagagaaggagaaaggaggaagaaggaagaaggaaggaagagaaggaagaaaaacaagaaaaagaaaagaggaaaaaggagaagaggaaaaggaaaagaaaggagagggagagtCGGCGAAAAATGCGGAAACAGTCGGGCACGCGTGACGGATTTTGATGGGCACGCGGCAAAATTTGTGGAGGGAGAAAAAGGTGACTGTTGGCGTTAGGTGCCGGGATGGCGGGGTCgccgggaaggaaaagattttcgggagctcaacggtcgaaagattttgaaacaaatttttagcgggtgatttgagttagtaaattttacAGATGTTACAATATATTATCCTAGTCAAGATAATAGTGCATACAATAGATCAAGATAAAGCAAAAATATCTACTGATACGTCAGGAATAAAGAAGCTTCATAATCAGTTAGCTTATAACATTGAGATACAAATAAATAATACAAAAAATTTAATGGATGAAATCACAATATAAGATCTATCTATGATAAATGATGATATGATATTATGATTAAGATTTTTTAGTTTTCCTTACAAACAACAATTATATATGAGCAAGGAATTACCTTCATTCCTTATCAAGATAATATTCCATACATAATAGAAGTGCGAAAAACTATAAGTTCTAATGTAGTAAAATCTAAACTAGAACTTTAAGAATCTGATGATAATATGACCATTGATAACTATGCAGATGAAGAATTAGGTGAAAGTATAGAAGAATTTCATATAGCAAATTCATGCATAGATTGTATCAGTCTGCAATCACTATCGCCAAATTGGTATAGAGATATAAAATCTAAGAAAGATATAGATAAAATGGTACAAAGGTTGGAAGAAATCCAAATAATTGGAGAAATACCAATGAAATATTGGGATAAGAACGGTATAATATGTAAACTTaatataataaatcctgatTACATAATTA encodes the following:
- the LOC101772158 gene encoding putative ripening-related protein 5; this translates as MAIFVLVALSATHMAFSLRPGAGLGVCRASGYLPGRSGNCEKSNDPDCCEDGKKYPQYRCSPPVTASTKAVLTLNSFEKGKDGGGPSECDNAYHSDEEKVVALSTGWFSNMARCGHRIRISANGNSVYAKVVDECDSVHGCDDEHNFEPPCDNNIVDASPAVWDALGLDQSLGMVDITWSEEGYMSWVALSTGWFSNMAHCGHHIKISANGNSVYTKVVDECDSVHGCDDEHNFEPPCDNNIVDASLVVWDALGLDQSLGMVDITWFEE